In the genome of Triticum urartu cultivar G1812 chromosome 5, Tu2.1, whole genome shotgun sequence, one region contains:
- the LOC125510870 gene encoding pathogenesis-related genes transcriptional activator PTI6-like: MGMCPADSLAAGRTRRAGSLAPLPKRVCVFFVDADATESESSGDEEVRRGRRRVRKVIDISVKASSQPSPASSVPRRRALLRRRRVAKAGDGGYRRRFRGVRQRPWGKYAAEIRDPSLQKRLWLGTFDTAEEAAAVYDDAAVRLKGSHAVTNFSSSSSSDSDYVASAKPRSPPQAKLRPTGEAAAEAPATVPPSAPSPPSQPEPEEDDADSFNPFASSLTPVLRRAPGEAPRPVDHLYGELSDLASAAPPSKAVEFDWQQPWWDSEPKATEFDWQLPWWESEDFVMPPAASAVSVI; the protein is encoded by the coding sequence ATGGGGATGTGTCCTGCCGACTCCCTCGCCGCCGGCCGGACCCGCCGCGCTGGGTCCCTCGCTCCCCTGCCCAAGCGCGTCTGCGTCTTCTTCGTGGACGCCGACGCCACCGAGTCCGAGTCCTCGGGGGACGAAGAGGTCAGGCGCGGCAGGCGGCGCGTGCGGAAGGTCATCGACATCAGCGTGAAGGCCTCCTCTCAGCCGTCTCCGGCGTCGTCCGTCCCGCGGAGACGGGCTctgctgcggcggcggcgggtggccaaggccggcgacggcggctaCCGTCGGCGGTTCCGTGGCGTGCGGCAAAGGCCGTGGGGCAAGTACGCCGCGGAGATCCGCGACCCGAGCCTGCAGAAGCGGCTGTGGCTCGGCACCTTCGACACCGCCGAGGAGGCTGCCGCCGTGTACGACGACGCGGCCGTGCGCCTCAAGGGATCCCACGCCGTCACCAACTTCTCGTCCAGCTCCAGCTCCGACTCCGACTACGTCGCGTCCGCCAAGCCCCGCTCCCCGCCGCAGGCCAAGCTCCGTCCTACCGGGGAAGCGGCAGCAGAGGCCCCCGCGACCGTTCCCCCTtccgcgccgtcgccgccctcgCAGCCCGAGCCCGAGGAGGACGACGCCGACTCGTTCAACCCGTTCGCCTCGTCCCTCACCCCCGTCCTCCGTCGCGCGCCCGGCGAGGCGCCCCGTCCAGTGGACCACCTGTACGGGGAGCTCAGCGACCTGGCCTCGGCCGCTCCGCCGTCCAAGGCGGTGGAGTTCGACTGGCAGCAGCCGTGGTGGGACAGCGAACCGAAGGCGACGGAGTTCGACTGGCAGCTGCCGTGGTGGGAGAGCGAGGACTTCGTGATGCCGCCGGCGGCGAGCGCCGTCAGCGTGATATGA